One region of Streptomyces davaonensis JCM 4913 genomic DNA includes:
- the glpK gene encoding glycerol kinase GlpK, which yields MVERYVMSIDQGTTSTRCILFDHSGRLVSVAQREHQQYFPRPGWVEHDAVEIWRNLQRIVPEALSNAGLDPGQISAVGIANQRETTVLWDRRTGVPLGRAIVWQDTRTAPLVEDLRIQPGNEFFLERCCLPPSTYFSAPRIRWLFDHVAGLEQRARDGEVLFGTMESWLIWNLTGGTDGGLHITDATNASRTMLIDIRTLTWDDVLMEFFGVPRAMLPEIRSSAESYGEARTVLPGVRIAAALGDQQAALFGQTCFSPGEAKCTYGTGSFLMMNTGTDLVRSRHGLLTTVAYKIAEQPTVYALEGPIAVTGSLVQWFRDRLGLINSAPEIETLARTVEDNGGCYIVPAFSGLFAPHWRSDARGVIVGLTSYITKGHLARAVLEATAWQTREVVDAMNADSALALKELKVDGGMTSDHLLMQFLADVLDVPVVRPLVAETVSLGAAYAAGLAVGYWPDLAILRRNWHRAAQWLPDMDPERRDWEYECWQRAVQRSLGWIRPPSRS from the coding sequence ATGGTTGAACGGTATGTGATGTCCATCGACCAGGGCACCACCTCCACACGATGCATTCTGTTCGACCACAGCGGACGGCTGGTGTCGGTCGCCCAGCGGGAGCATCAGCAGTACTTCCCCCGGCCCGGGTGGGTCGAGCACGACGCCGTCGAGATCTGGCGCAATCTCCAGCGCATCGTGCCCGAGGCACTGTCCAACGCTGGCCTGGACCCCGGACAGATCTCCGCCGTCGGCATCGCCAACCAGCGGGAGACGACCGTGCTGTGGGACCGGCGGACCGGCGTTCCGCTGGGCAGGGCGATCGTCTGGCAGGACACCCGCACCGCGCCGCTCGTGGAGGACCTGAGGATCCAGCCTGGGAACGAGTTCTTCCTCGAACGCTGCTGTCTGCCTCCCTCGACCTACTTCTCCGCACCCCGTATCCGCTGGCTGTTCGACCACGTCGCCGGGCTGGAGCAGCGCGCCCGGGACGGCGAGGTGCTCTTCGGCACGATGGAGAGCTGGCTGATCTGGAATCTCACCGGCGGTACGGACGGTGGACTGCACATCACCGACGCCACCAATGCCAGCCGTACGATGCTCATCGACATCCGCACGTTGACCTGGGATGACGTGTTGATGGAGTTCTTCGGGGTCCCGCGTGCGATGCTGCCGGAGATCCGCTCCTCGGCCGAGAGCTACGGCGAGGCCCGCACTGTGCTGCCGGGCGTGCGCATCGCGGCGGCCCTGGGCGACCAGCAGGCGGCTCTGTTCGGACAGACCTGTTTCTCTCCCGGCGAGGCGAAATGCACGTACGGGACCGGCAGCTTCCTGATGATGAACACCGGTACCGACCTCGTACGGTCCCGGCACGGGCTGCTCACCACCGTCGCGTACAAGATCGCCGAGCAGCCCACGGTCTACGCCCTGGAGGGCCCGATCGCCGTCACCGGTTCGCTGGTCCAGTGGTTCCGTGACCGTCTGGGCCTGATCAACAGCGCACCCGAGATCGAAACCCTGGCGCGCACTGTCGAGGACAACGGCGGCTGCTACATCGTCCCCGCCTTCTCCGGCCTGTTCGCACCCCACTGGCGCAGCGACGCCCGAGGCGTCATCGTCGGGCTCACCTCCTACATCACCAAGGGGCATTTGGCCCGAGCCGTCCTGGAGGCCACCGCCTGGCAGACACGAGAGGTCGTCGACGCCATGAACGCCGACTCCGCGCTCGCCCTGAAGGAGCTCAAGGTGGACGGAGGCATGACGTCCGACCACTTGCTCATGCAGTTCCTGGCCGACGTGCTCGACGTGCCCGTGGTCCGGCCGCTGGTCGCCGAGACGGTGTCCCTGGGCGCGGCCTACGCCGCCGGCCTCGCCGTGGGCTACTGGCCGGATCTGGCCATCCTGCGCCGTAACTGGCACCGGGCCGCCCAGTGGCTGCCGGACATGGATCCCGAACGGCGGGACTGGGAGTACGAGTGCTGGCAGCGAGCCGTTCAGCGGTCCCTTGGATGGATCCGACCGCCGAGCCGCTCGTGA
- a CDS encoding aldo/keto reductase → MEYRRLGASGLKVPALSFGAGTFGGRGPLFGAWGTTDAREARRLVDICLHAGITMFDTADVYSGGASEEVLGEAIKGRREQVIVSTKTSLPMGDGPGDAGSSRSRLIRACEDALRRLGTEYIDLFQLHAFDAGTPVEEVLSTLDDLVRAGKIRYVGVSNFSGWQAMKSLAVAEKHGHPRYVAHQVYYSLIGRDYEWELMPLGLDQGLGALVWSPLGWGRLTGKIRRGRPLPAGSRLHDTADFGPPVEEEHLYRVVDALDEIAQETGKAIPQIAINWLVQRPTVSSVIIGARNEEQLRQNLGAVGWSLTPDQMAKLDAASTRTAPYPYFPYQRQEGFARLNPPVTEVSPPSAA, encoded by the coding sequence ATGGAATACAGGCGGCTGGGTGCATCCGGGCTCAAGGTTCCCGCGCTGAGCTTCGGTGCCGGCACTTTCGGCGGCCGGGGACCGCTGTTCGGCGCCTGGGGCACCACCGACGCACGGGAAGCGCGCCGCCTCGTGGACATCTGCCTTCACGCCGGGATCACCATGTTCGACACCGCCGACGTCTACTCCGGCGGCGCGTCCGAGGAGGTCCTGGGCGAAGCGATCAAAGGCCGCCGGGAGCAGGTGATCGTGTCCACCAAGACCAGCCTGCCGATGGGTGACGGCCCGGGCGACGCGGGATCCTCACGGTCGCGCCTGATCAGGGCGTGCGAGGACGCGCTGCGCCGGCTCGGCACCGAGTACATCGACCTGTTCCAGTTGCACGCCTTCGACGCCGGCACCCCGGTCGAGGAAGTCCTGTCCACGCTCGACGACCTGGTCCGCGCGGGAAAGATCCGCTACGTCGGCGTCTCCAATTTCTCCGGCTGGCAGGCGATGAAGTCCCTCGCCGTCGCCGAGAAGCACGGCCATCCGCGCTACGTCGCCCATCAGGTCTACTACTCCCTCATCGGCCGCGACTACGAGTGGGAGTTGATGCCCCTCGGACTCGACCAGGGCCTCGGCGCGCTCGTCTGGAGCCCGCTCGGCTGGGGACGGCTCACCGGCAAGATCCGCCGCGGCAGGCCACTGCCCGCCGGCAGCCGACTGCACGACACCGCCGACTTCGGCCCGCCCGTCGAGGAAGAGCACCTCTACCGCGTCGTCGACGCCCTCGACGAGATCGCGCAGGAAACCGGCAAGGCCATCCCGCAGATCGCCATCAACTGGCTGGTGCAGCGGCCGACCGTCTCCTCCGTCATCATCGGCGCCCGCAACGAAGAGCAACTGCGCCAGAACCTCGGCGCCGTCGGCTGGTCCCTCACCCCGGACCAGATGGCGAAACTCGACGCGGCGAGCACCAGGACGGCGCCCTACCCCTATTTCCCCTACCAGCGCCAGGAGGGCTTCGCCCGCCTCAACCCGCCCGTCACTGAGGTCAGCCCTCCGAGCGCGGCCTGA
- a CDS encoding zinc ribbon domain-containing protein: protein MAAAPATGHTVAVGFDWGVNTLLTGALGRLTGRGETARVVTDGRPLVYDASAVSAKLHRLRTHREHLAARRDHYRALADGLGSPHLAWGELLVKAAMVEVEHERVCARIRHLNDALAWSAARWAIDQAEALGATVIYLEDLATLETRGRRRGNARLSGQVRSTVAEAMRHLAAKQGITVVTVPARGTSALCPKCLGTLGHHPAPDRLAEHGWKWAHCTGCGLSLDRDHAAARRIVSRGLLAQAHTITERATGTRTIRTPVEGTVACVRRPKKTTRRLASARRAAALPARSPGPKTTPGKPHPTLARRPKTSRRTPEVRTVPATTPLGVVQRPAGHDTQAPTPHGPVPGHEVIALSWPEPPPARTGRLARETCRRRTRAAERTGFHHLHATEVHPLTPRFGPHRDGTRPRRARKA, encoded by the coding sequence GTGGCCGCCGCCCCGGCCACCGGGCACACCGTAGCGGTCGGCTTCGACTGGGGCGTGAACACCCTGCTCACCGGAGCCCTGGGCCGCCTGACGGGCCGGGGCGAAACGGCGCGGGTGGTCACCGACGGCCGTCCCCTTGTCTACGACGCCAGCGCGGTCAGTGCGAAGCTGCACCGGCTGCGCACCCACCGCGAACACCTCGCGGCAAGACGCGACCACTACCGCGCCCTGGCGGACGGGCTCGGCTCCCCGCACCTTGCCTGGGGTGAACTCCTGGTCAAAGCCGCGATGGTGGAGGTCGAGCACGAGCGGGTATGCGCCCGCATCCGGCACCTGAACGACGCGCTGGCCTGGTCGGCCGCCCGCTGGGCCATCGACCAGGCCGAAGCACTCGGCGCCACCGTGATCTACCTCGAAGACCTCGCCACCCTCGAAACACGCGGCCGGCGGCGGGGCAACGCCCGGCTGTCCGGGCAGGTCCGCAGCACCGTCGCCGAGGCAATGAGGCACCTGGCCGCCAAGCAGGGCATCACCGTGGTCACGGTCCCGGCCCGGGGCACCTCCGCCCTGTGCCCGAAGTGCCTGGGCACGCTCGGCCACCACCCGGCACCCGACCGGCTGGCCGAGCACGGCTGGAAATGGGCCCACTGCACCGGCTGCGGCCTGTCCCTGGACCGCGACCACGCCGCCGCCCGCCGCATCGTCTCCCGCGGCCTGCTCGCCCAGGCCCACACCATCACCGAGCGCGCCACCGGCACCCGCACCATCCGCACCCCCGTCGAGGGCACCGTGGCCTGCGTGCGGCGCCCGAAGAAGACCACCCGCCGCCTGGCCAGCGCCCGCCGCGCGGCAGCCCTGCCCGCCAGGTCGCCCGGGCCGAAGACCACCCCCGGCAAGCCCCACCCCACCCTGGCCCGCCGGCCGAAGACCTCCCGCCGTACGCCTGAGGTGCGTACGGTCCCCGCCACCACCCCTCTCGGAGTGGTCCAGCGTCCGGCGGGGCATGACACCCAGGCACCGACACCTCACGGGCCGGTGCCAGGTCATGAAGTAATCGCCCTGTCCTGGCCGGAGCCACCTCCGGCCAGGACAGGGCGGCTCGCCCGCGAAACCTGCCGGCGGCGCACCCGCGCCGCCGAGCGGACCGGCTTCCACCACCTGCACGCCACCGAAGTCCACCCCCTCACCCCGAGGTTCGGACCCCACCGTGACGGCACACGGCCACGCCGCGCCCGAAAAGCCTGA
- a CDS encoding IclR family transcriptional regulator, with protein MTGPVQSIERAAAILRLLAGGSRRLGLGEVASSLGLAKGTAHGILRTLQHVDFVEQDPATGKYQLGAALLHLGTSYLDVNELRSRSLNWADALAGRSGETVRLGTPLEGRVLVIHHVFRPDDTLQTLDVGALLPLHASSLGKVLLAFGTAPVVPLLETELEAYTRHTLVLPDDLNRALDEIRDLGWGAEVQEMSMGEAGIAAPIRGQGGLVVGAIGVSGPVERICDTKGRPQPALITLLREAARAISRDLGAARW; from the coding sequence ATGACCGGCCCGGTCCAGTCCATAGAACGGGCGGCAGCGATCTTGCGTCTGCTCGCCGGCGGTTCCCGGCGGCTGGGCCTCGGTGAGGTGGCGTCGTCCCTCGGGCTGGCCAAGGGCACAGCCCACGGGATTCTGCGCACGCTGCAACACGTGGACTTCGTGGAGCAGGACCCGGCGACCGGGAAATACCAGCTCGGCGCGGCGCTGTTGCACCTCGGCACCAGTTACCTCGATGTCAATGAATTGCGTTCGCGCTCCCTCAACTGGGCCGACGCCCTGGCCGGTCGCAGCGGGGAGACCGTCCGCCTGGGCACGCCGCTGGAGGGCAGAGTGCTCGTCATCCACCACGTGTTCCGGCCAGACGACACCCTCCAGACTCTGGACGTGGGCGCGCTGCTGCCGCTGCACGCCTCCTCGCTCGGCAAGGTCCTGCTGGCCTTCGGCACCGCGCCGGTCGTCCCCCTGCTGGAGACCGAACTGGAGGCTTACACCCGGCACACCCTGGTCCTCCCGGACGACCTCAACCGGGCGCTCGACGAGATCCGGGACCTCGGCTGGGGCGCCGAGGTGCAGGAAATGAGCATGGGCGAAGCCGGAATCGCCGCACCGATCCGGGGGCAGGGCGGTCTTGTGGTGGGCGCGATCGGCGTCTCCGGTCCCGTCGAGCGGATCTGCGACACCAAAGGCCGACCTCAACCGGCCCTGATCACCTTGCTGCGGGAAGCGGCACGGGCGATCTCCAGAGACCTGGGCGCGGCCCGCTGGTAG
- a CDS encoding glycoside hydrolase family 32 protein: protein MAEIQEQVASDTHFPAVHLRPPAHWINDPNGLVFHDGHYHVYFQYNPHSARHADMHWGHYRSRDLVHWELMPVALAPTPGGDDEGGVWSGNAVSHGGRLTAFYSARHNGRRHQPVASAVSYDGGATFTKRGGLLIPQAPDGTTMFRDPYVWLDGDRWRMLVGAALADGRGAALEYTSADLDNWSYQGVFLARPPHVLPGGRNTEEGWECAQYAVFPDGSGAVLASAWDPAEGASCAIYWPGREEDGAFRAAATPRLLDHGPDFYAPALLRAPDGRLLMWAWIWEARDEEHVGAPSAWTDEAGWSGMLSLPRELEPGADGELLQRPARELLALRGERRIAAQGKASTEQLTDLGEVSRATDLTVTLEHGARLRLLTSPDGTEHLDIVHDPVTGELVVDRDHASLDPRAKGGSWRLPPEGPTTTLRILLDHSVAEIFTTTGRTLTLRFYPVGDGPWRVQTGATGTGSAAYTVEAWDLAPLEQGRGRPAHS from the coding sequence ATGGCTGAGATCCAGGAGCAGGTCGCGTCGGACACCCACTTCCCGGCGGTCCATCTCCGCCCGCCGGCACACTGGATCAACGACCCCAACGGCCTGGTCTTCCACGACGGCCACTATCACGTCTACTTCCAGTACAACCCGCACAGCGCACGCCACGCGGACATGCACTGGGGCCACTACCGCAGCCGGGACCTCGTCCACTGGGAGCTCATGCCGGTGGCCCTGGCACCCACCCCGGGCGGCGACGATGAGGGCGGCGTGTGGTCCGGCAACGCCGTCTCGCACGGCGGCCGCCTCACCGCCTTCTACTCCGCCCGTCACAACGGTCGTCGGCACCAGCCGGTGGCCTCGGCGGTGTCGTACGACGGTGGTGCGACCTTCACGAAGCGCGGCGGGCTGCTGATCCCACAGGCACCCGACGGCACGACCATGTTCCGCGACCCGTACGTGTGGCTGGACGGCGACCGCTGGCGCATGCTGGTCGGCGCGGCCCTGGCCGACGGCCGCGGCGCCGCCCTGGAGTACACCTCCGCCGACCTCGACAACTGGTCCTACCAGGGCGTCTTCCTGGCCCGTCCGCCCCATGTACTCCCCGGTGGACGCAACACCGAGGAAGGCTGGGAGTGCGCCCAGTACGCCGTCTTCCCCGACGGCAGCGGCGCGGTCCTCGCCAGTGCCTGGGACCCGGCGGAAGGGGCGAGCTGCGCGATCTACTGGCCGGGCCGCGAAGAGGACGGCGCGTTCCGGGCCGCGGCGACACCCCGGCTTCTCGACCACGGCCCCGACTTCTACGCCCCCGCCCTGCTCCGCGCTCCCGACGGCCGCCTGCTGATGTGGGCCTGGATCTGGGAGGCCCGGGACGAGGAACACGTCGGCGCCCCCAGCGCCTGGACCGATGAGGCCGGCTGGTCCGGAATGCTCTCCCTGCCCCGCGAACTGGAACCGGGCGCGGACGGCGAGCTGCTCCAGCGGCCGGCCCGCGAACTGCTCGCCCTGCGCGGCGAACGACGGATCGCCGCACAGGGAAAGGCGAGCACCGAGCAGCTGACGGACCTCGGCGAAGTGTCCCGAGCCACTGACCTGACCGTGACCCTCGAACACGGCGCACGCCTGAGACTGCTCACGTCACCGGACGGGACCGAACACCTCGACATCGTCCACGACCCGGTCACCGGCGAGCTGGTCGTCGACCGCGACCACGCCTCCCTCGACCCCCGCGCGAAGGGCGGCAGTTGGCGCCTTCCGCCCGAGGGACCCACCACGACCCTGCGTATCCTGCTGGACCACTCGGTCGCGGAGATCTTCACCACGACCGGCCGCACCCTCACCCTGCGCTTCTACCCCGTCGGCGACGGTCCCTGGCGCGTGCAGACGGGCGCCACGGGGACCGGCTCCGCCGCCTACACGGTCGAAGCCTGGGACCTGGCACCGCTCGAACAAGGCCGCGGTCGGCCCGCTCATTCCTGA
- a CDS encoding alpha/beta hydrolase, whose protein sequence is MTRTSVRFDSAGVEIAAHLYLPDTPASGPRPALVVGHPGTGVKEQTSGTYAQLMAERGFVTLAFDAAHQGESGGLPRGLEDPAQRVEDFKAAVSYLVTRDEVDPDRIGLLGICASGGYSLAATGGDHRVKAVATVCTADPSRQFRLGADATQDPAVFQTLLDAAAQARTTAARGGDPGAMTMFPETAEQAGALGGQHGVEGYEYYCTARGEHERSAKSLAWESIDKLAFYDAFFAVPLIAPRPLLQIIGEHAVTAWMAIEAHQRAIGTKELHWIKGASHVDLYDKREYIDLAVDKLTDFFAAGLDSK, encoded by the coding sequence ATGACCAGGACCAGCGTCCGTTTCGACAGCGCCGGTGTCGAGATCGCCGCGCACCTCTACCTGCCCGACACGCCGGCCTCGGGTCCGCGCCCGGCGCTGGTCGTCGGCCACCCCGGTACCGGGGTCAAGGAACAGACGTCCGGCACGTACGCCCAGCTGATGGCCGAACGCGGCTTCGTCACGCTCGCCTTCGACGCCGCTCACCAGGGGGAGTCGGGCGGCCTGCCACGTGGACTTGAGGACCCCGCCCAGCGGGTGGAGGACTTCAAGGCGGCTGTTTCCTACCTCGTCACCCGCGACGAGGTCGACCCGGATCGGATCGGCCTGCTCGGCATCTGTGCCTCGGGCGGCTACTCCCTCGCCGCGACCGGCGGTGACCACCGGGTCAAGGCCGTGGCGACCGTGTGCACCGCCGACCCCTCCCGCCAGTTCCGCCTCGGCGCGGACGCCACACAGGACCCCGCGGTCTTCCAGACCCTGCTGGACGCCGCCGCCCAGGCACGCACGACCGCCGCCCGCGGCGGCGACCCCGGCGCCATGACCATGTTCCCCGAGACCGCCGAACAGGCCGGCGCGCTCGGTGGGCAGCACGGCGTCGAGGGGTACGAGTACTACTGCACCGCCCGCGGTGAGCACGAACGCTCCGCGAAGTCCCTGGCCTGGGAGAGCATCGACAAACTCGCCTTCTACGACGCCTTCTTCGCCGTTCCCCTCATCGCTCCCCGCCCCCTCCTGCAGATCATCGGGGAGCACGCTGTCACCGCCTGGATGGCCATCGAGGCCCACCAGCGCGCCATCGGCACCAAGGAACTTCACTGGATCAAGGGCGCGAGCCACGTCGATCTCTACGACAAGCGTGAGTACATCGACCTCGCCGTCGACAAGCTCACCGACTTCTTCGCGGCCGGCCTCGACAGCAAGTGA
- a CDS encoding GH32 C-terminal domain-containing protein has product MATLRILLDHSVAEIFTAAGRALTLRFYPVGEGPWRVQVDAVGVGSAAYTVKAWDL; this is encoded by the coding sequence GTGGCAACCCTGCGGATCCTGCTCGACCACTCGGTCGCCGAGATCTTCACCGCTGCCGGCCGCGCACTCACACTGCGGTTCTATCCTGTGGGCGAAGGGCCGTGGCGGGTGCAGGTGGATGCGGTGGGGGTCGGTTCCGCCGCGTATACCGTCAAAGCGTGGGACTTGTGA
- a CDS encoding PP2C family protein-serine/threonine phosphatase — MPFAIVLAVLAIELSPAHDLVTGPVIATTPALAALTMGPMGTLTTAVLAAGVNAASATYNRSWGTLTQLIFGNFLALFVVSVASVVLSNAMRTRRQGELDQVRRIAVAAQEVVLRPVPERLGPVRAASLCLAAGTGALVGGDLYEAVRTPYGVRLIVGDVRGKGLSAMRAVAVTLGAFRVSVHYEDELTEVMHCCEAALRREAAVPGTYSQEVLTEGFVTALMAQVPDEQVVLVVNRGHPPPLVLHRGSVQALMPATPLPPLGLEDLVDGLTAKVESYPFVRGDRLLLYTDGVIEARNRDNDFFPLPQTMEGIRASTTPREFLEELHQALIRHTGDRLTDDVAMILVDRLDEDTAGSGYTSGTARTARSTRPMSSAER; from the coding sequence GTGCCCTTCGCGATCGTGCTGGCCGTACTGGCCATCGAGCTCTCGCCCGCGCACGATCTGGTCACCGGCCCCGTGATCGCCACGACGCCGGCGCTGGCCGCGCTGACAATGGGCCCGATGGGCACGCTGACCACGGCAGTCCTCGCCGCGGGTGTGAACGCGGCATCCGCGACCTACAACCGGTCGTGGGGGACGCTGACCCAGCTGATCTTCGGGAACTTCCTGGCGCTGTTCGTGGTGTCCGTGGCCAGTGTCGTCCTGAGCAACGCCATGCGTACGCGTCGGCAGGGCGAGCTCGACCAGGTCCGCCGGATCGCTGTGGCGGCGCAGGAGGTCGTCCTGCGGCCCGTCCCCGAGCGGCTGGGCCCGGTGCGGGCCGCCAGCCTGTGCCTCGCGGCGGGGACAGGGGCGCTGGTCGGCGGTGATCTGTACGAGGCCGTGCGGACGCCGTACGGCGTCCGGCTGATCGTGGGGGACGTGAGGGGCAAGGGGCTTTCTGCCATGCGCGCGGTCGCGGTGACCCTGGGCGCGTTCCGAGTGTCCGTGCACTACGAGGACGAGCTGACGGAGGTCATGCACTGCTGCGAGGCCGCGCTGCGACGGGAGGCGGCTGTGCCCGGCACGTACTCTCAGGAAGTTCTGACGGAGGGGTTCGTCACCGCTCTCATGGCCCAGGTGCCGGATGAACAGGTAGTGCTCGTGGTCAACCGTGGCCATCCGCCTCCGCTGGTGCTGCACCGGGGCAGCGTTCAGGCCCTGATGCCCGCCACGCCACTGCCGCCGCTGGGTCTGGAAGACCTCGTGGACGGCCTCACCGCGAAGGTCGAGAGCTATCCGTTCGTACGCGGCGACCGTCTGCTCCTGTACACCGACGGCGTGATCGAAGCCCGCAACCGCGACAACGACTTCTTCCCTCTGCCGCAGACCATGGAGGGGATACGGGCGAGCACGACCCCGCGGGAGTTCTTGGAGGAACTGCACCAGGCGTTGATCCGCCATACCGGAGACCGCTTGACGGACGACGTGGCGATGATCCTCGTCGATCGGCTCGACGAGGACACCGCCGGCAGCGGATACACATCGGGCACGGCGCGTACAGCCCGTTCCACGCGCCCCATGTCCTCGGCGGAGAGGTAG
- a CDS encoding helix-turn-helix domain-containing protein, producing MQPTSPSHLGAFLKARRAQLDPQECGLPETDSARRVPGLRREEVARLAAISVDYYTRLEQGRVRASAAVLATLARALLLDDDQQRYLYELAGRTDDRPRRRRPAQRVRPAMRRLLDQLTHAPALVLGERLDILAWNPAATALYTDFSALPAGRRNYLYVLFTDPVIRGMHKEWAHDARDAVAALRMTATAGPDDPDLARLVGELSVRDTDFRTWWAEHRVNSASYGTKHYRHRLVGDLTLDCDTWGGSDGSGQRLMVLTAEPGSPSHDALRILTSWTAEAPGAHSTQDGTRPAASP from the coding sequence ATGCAACCGACGTCTCCTTCTCACCTCGGCGCGTTCCTCAAGGCCCGTCGCGCGCAGCTCGATCCGCAGGAGTGCGGTCTGCCGGAGACGGACTCCGCGCGCCGAGTGCCCGGGCTGCGCCGCGAGGAGGTCGCCCGGCTCGCCGCGATCAGCGTGGACTACTACACCCGGCTCGAACAGGGCCGAGTGCGTGCCTCGGCCGCTGTCCTCGCGACACTGGCCCGCGCCCTGCTCCTCGACGACGACCAGCAGCGCTACCTGTACGAACTCGCCGGCCGAACCGACGACCGGCCCCGTCGCCGCCGTCCCGCCCAGCGGGTACGGCCCGCCATGCGGCGCCTGCTGGACCAGCTCACCCACGCTCCCGCCCTGGTCCTCGGCGAGCGGCTGGACATCCTGGCCTGGAACCCCGCCGCCACCGCCCTGTACACCGACTTCTCCGCCCTGCCCGCCGGCCGGCGCAACTACCTGTACGTGCTGTTCACTGACCCCGTGATCCGCGGCATGCACAAAGAGTGGGCCCATGACGCCCGGGACGCGGTCGCCGCGCTGCGGATGACTGCCACGGCCGGGCCCGATGACCCCGACCTCGCACGGCTCGTCGGTGAGCTGTCCGTCCGCGACACGGACTTCCGTACCTGGTGGGCGGAACACCGCGTCAACAGCGCGTCGTACGGGACCAAGCACTACCGCCATCGCCTCGTCGGCGATCTCACCCTCGACTGCGACACCTGGGGCGGCTCGGACGGCTCCGGACAACGCCTGATGGTCCTGACCGCCGAACCCGGCAGCCCTTCCCACGACGCCCTGCGCATCCTCACGTCCTGGACCGCCGAGGCACCCGGCGCCCATTCCACGCAGGACGGGACCCGGCCCGCTGCCTCGCCGTGA
- a CDS encoding ArsR/SmtB family transcription factor, whose translation MPRPRTAARTVEHPALAGVSVQQVLEALVDPVRRAVVRQLSRSGQEISCGNFDVSVSRSTLTHHFNVLREAGLIRQYYVGTTKMNALRADEMDERFPGLLPALIAASAGEEAGSPVA comes from the coding sequence ATGCCCCGCCCCCGCACCGCCGCACGGACGGTGGAGCATCCCGCGCTGGCGGGAGTCTCCGTCCAGCAGGTGCTCGAGGCTCTGGTGGATCCGGTGCGGCGTGCGGTCGTCCGGCAGCTCTCGCGCTCCGGACAGGAGATCAGCTGCGGGAACTTCGACGTGTCCGTCTCCCGCTCCACCCTCACGCACCACTTCAATGTGCTGCGCGAGGCCGGTCTGATCCGCCAGTACTACGTCGGGACGACGAAGATGAACGCCCTGCGCGCCGACGAGATGGACGAGCGCTTCCCCGGGCTGCTGCCCGCCCTGATCGCGGCATCCGCCGGCGAAGAGGCCGGCTCACCTGTGGCGTGA
- a CDS encoding ATP-binding protein, protein MIMAQLGTAPRGEVKHIFPVPHAPGAVSSLRRHVRAVLTDWTLTGDVIEDVLLVVSELLTNAIVHALPPATLRLTRGSVDQHGVVRVEVTDTGPAAPALLPTAACDPDEHGRGLGIVTTLSVRCGVRAHSGGTSRWAEVFVGFGGSGGTVAGVTGE, encoded by the coding sequence ATGATCATGGCGCAGCTCGGCACCGCGCCTCGCGGGGAGGTGAAACACATCTTTCCGGTGCCGCACGCCCCGGGGGCGGTCTCATCGCTACGTCGACATGTACGCGCGGTCCTCACCGACTGGACGCTGACGGGCGACGTCATCGAAGACGTGCTCCTGGTGGTCTCGGAACTGCTCACCAATGCGATCGTGCACGCCCTGCCGCCGGCGACGCTGAGGCTGACGCGGGGCTCGGTGGATCAGCACGGCGTCGTACGCGTCGAGGTGACCGACACCGGACCTGCGGCTCCGGCACTACTGCCGACAGCTGCCTGTGACCCGGACGAGCACGGCCGAGGTCTTGGCATCGTCACCACGCTGTCGGTTCGGTGCGGCGTGCGAGCGCACTCCGGCGGGACCAGCCGGTGGGCAGAGGTGTTCGTGGGGTTCGGCGGGTCGGGCGGAACCGTGGCAGGCGTCACCGGGGAGTGA
- a CDS encoding TetR/AcrR family transcriptional regulator gives MGMKDAEPGTVRPGGRTARVRAAVLQAAGDSLAEGGFARLDLADIARRAEVGKTTVYRRWGTVTGLVADLLLDMAEQSLPRTETGSLLGDLKANARLVQRTLADSRQGALFKAVIAAATCEPKTAEALHRFYDIRVREWAPCVEQAVDRGELPADTDPHEVIRAVSAPLYYRLLTSGNALDEPAADRAAEAAAAAARAGVYVRREEAD, from the coding sequence ATGGGTATGAAGGATGCGGAGCCGGGGACCGTTCGGCCCGGAGGGCGGACGGCGCGGGTGCGCGCGGCGGTGCTGCAGGCGGCCGGGGACAGCCTGGCCGAAGGGGGCTTCGCCCGCTTGGACCTGGCCGACATCGCGCGCCGTGCCGAGGTGGGCAAGACGACCGTCTACCGCCGCTGGGGAACTGTGACCGGTCTGGTGGCCGACCTGCTGCTGGACATGGCTGAGCAGTCACTGCCGCGCACCGAGACCGGCTCACTCCTCGGCGACCTCAAGGCCAACGCCCGCCTCGTGCAACGCACTTTGGCGGACTCCAGGCAGGGCGCGCTCTTCAAGGCGGTGATCGCGGCAGCCACCTGCGAGCCCAAGACGGCCGAGGCACTGCACCGCTTCTACGACATCCGCGTCAGGGAATGGGCCCCCTGCGTCGAGCAGGCCGTCGACCGCGGCGAACTGCCCGCGGACACCGACCCCCACGAGGTGATCCGCGCCGTCTCGGCTCCCCTCTACTACCGCCTGCTGACGAGCGGCAACGCCCTCGACGAACCGGCGGCGGACCGCGCCGCCGAGGCCGCGGCGGCCGCCGCGCGTGCGGGGGTGTATGTGCGCCGCGAAGAAGCTGACTGA